The region ATAATAGAGGCAAAAGTTTAATTATGTTAATTATACTGATTGGGTTGATCGGTTATTGGGCATTCAATTTTTATATTATTATCAAATAGGGGAGTTAAAATGAATACAAAATTGTTAGATTCTTTAGTTCAAATCATTCATTCTTTAAGTCAAGAAGAACAAAAGATTCTGCAACAAAAATTACTCATAAATTCTTCAGAAGTTGAAGAAATTAACTTAGAAAAATTAACAGCTTTAGAAAATGATCCCTTTGTGGGAATGTGGCAAGAACGAGAAGATTTAGAAGATAGTTCCCAATGGGTTCGGCATCTGAGAAAACAGGAATGGATAAACTAAAATGACAGATACAATTCTCATCGATACTGATATATTAATTGATGTTAGCCGAAACATTACTACGGCAGTTAATCGGATTAAGGAGGAAGATAATAAGGCAAAGTCTTCAATTAGTGTCATTACAAATATGGAGTTAATTGTCGGTTGTCGTAACAAAAATGAGTTATCTAAATTGAATAATTTTCTTTCTCATTTCTACTTAATTGATCTGGATCAATCTATATCTAAAAAAGCTTTAGAACTTCTGACTCAGTATCGATTGAGTCATGGATTATTAATTCCTGATGCTTTAATTGCAGCTTCAGCAATCACTTTTAATATTCCTTTACTAACTAAAAATCAAAGTGATTACCGATTTATAACGGAATTAAATTTGTTATCTTACCCCTAAAATGAGTAAAATGCCATCATCCCATCATCCCATCATCCCTCCAGGGTTTTTCCATAAGGACAGAAAAAGACAAAGAAAAGTTTAATTGATAAAAAAACCGTTTCCAGTAATAATATAGTTCCCCTAGCGTGATTAACGGACGCCAAGCAACCATGAAATTTATTTGTAGTCAAAGTGATCTCAATAGTAATCTTTCTCTTGTTAGTCGTGCGGTTCCCTCTCGTCCCACTCATCCAGTATTAGCGAATGTTTTAGTAATAGCTGATGCGGCAAAAGGACGAGTTAGTTTAACAGCATTCGATCTCAGTTTAGGGATTGAAACTAGCTTTAGTGCGGATGTCACCGAAGGAGGTAAAATTACGTTACCCTCAAAATTACTCAATGAAATTGTTTCGAGACTTCTAGAAGGAGAAATTACCCTAGAGGTTGAGGAAGCAGAAGAAGGAGAAGAAAGCCAAAAAGTTAGTTTAATATCTGCATCGGGAAAGTTTCAATTTCGGGGTTTGAGTGCAGATGAATTTCCCACATTACCCACCGTAGAAGAAGGGGAAGCCCTACAGTTACCAATTAGTATGTTAACCGAAGGACTCAAAGGAGCTTTATTCGCGGCTAGTACAGATGAAGCTAAACAAGTTTTGACAGGAGTACATTTAACTGGAACTCAAGATAGTTTAGAATTTGCCGCCACTGATGGCCACCGTTTAGCCGTCGTAGAAACCACTTTACAACCCCAAACTGATGAAGAAGGAAAACCCGTAGAATCGGCTAATTTAGAAGGTTTAGAAGGGTTTCAAGCCACTATTCCGGCCCGGGCTTTACGGGAGGTAGAACGGATGTTAGCTAATCGTTCAGGTAGTGATACTATTGCCCTGTATGTAGATGAAGCGCAAGTGGTGTTTGAATTGGGGGAACAACGGTTAACCGTTCGTAAGCTAGATGGGGCTTATCCGGCTTATCAACAGCTAATTCCTCGTCAATTTAGTCGTAGTATTAGTTTAGAGAGAAAACGCTTTTTAAGCAGTTTAGAACGGGTATCTGTTTTAGCCGATCAAAAAAATAACTTAGTTAAATGTACTTTTGATGGAGAAGAAGAACAAGTTTCTTTATCTGTGGAGGCACAAGATTTAGGGAGTGCTAAAGAGTCTATGCCGGCCGAAATTACGGGAGAAAGTGGTGAAATTGCTTTTAATGTTAAGTATTTAATGGATGGGTTAAAAGCTTTACCCGCTAAAGAAATTAAAATACAGTTAAATCAAGGAAATCAACCCGTTATTTTTACCCCATTAGGAGGCTTAAAAATGACCTATTTAGTGATGCCTGTACAAATTGTTCGCTAATAACTTGTAGGGTGGGCAATGCCCACCTTACCTTTTTTGTTCTACTGAACTTGCCACGTAAAATTAATCAATTAATATAGGCTAAAGCCTAATTCTATAAGAACAAAGGCTGTCTACACAGCCTAATTCTAATCCTGGGTCGTCGGCTTAGTTTTTATAGTTTAACTCTGAGGGAGTTTAAGCCTATAAGTTTTAATCATTTTACATTCTAAGTTCGGTAGAGCTATCTTTTTGAACTAACTTAATAAAATGAATATCAATGCTTCTATAATTGATCAACGTCTCAATGCGCTTCAGGAGAATCTTCGACAAAAAGCAACAGATCTTCTTAACATTAAAGATGATAATAAGCTCAAATCTCTGGCTTTTGTCTATCTTTGTATCAAAACAGTTCTTGATCTCGAAGATGATGAAGTATTTGATTGTTTGACAGAAGGAGGTGGAGATTTTGGCGTAGATGGGATTCATATTTCT is a window of Aphanothece sacrum FPU1 DNA encoding:
- a CDS encoding type II toxin-antitoxin system VapC family toxin, yielding MTDTILIDTDILIDVSRNITTAVNRIKEEDNKAKSSISVITNMELIVGCRNKNELSKLNNFLSHFYLIDLDQSISKKALELLTQYRLSHGLLIPDALIAASAITFNIPLLTKNQSDYRFITELNLLSYP
- the dnaN gene encoding DNA polymerase III subunit beta, with the protein product MKFICSQSDLNSNLSLVSRAVPSRPTHPVLANVLVIADAAKGRVSLTAFDLSLGIETSFSADVTEGGKITLPSKLLNEIVSRLLEGEITLEVEEAEEGEESQKVSLISASGKFQFRGLSADEFPTLPTVEEGEALQLPISMLTEGLKGALFAASTDEAKQVLTGVHLTGTQDSLEFAATDGHRLAVVETTLQPQTDEEGKPVESANLEGLEGFQATIPARALREVERMLANRSGSDTIALYVDEAQVVFELGEQRLTVRKLDGAYPAYQQLIPRQFSRSISLERKRFLSSLERVSVLADQKNNLVKCTFDGEEEQVSLSVEAQDLGSAKESMPAEITGESGEIAFNVKYLMDGLKALPAKEIKIQLNQGNQPVIFTPLGGLKMTYLVMPVQIVR